A window from Nycticebus coucang isolate mNycCou1 chromosome X, mNycCou1.pri, whole genome shotgun sequence encodes these proteins:
- the LOC128576752 gene encoding histone H3.3A-like, translated as MKSRCRGSRKRKENEGLGKDADKPTDHGEGQQTARKSSGGKTPRKQLATKAARTSAPSTGGVKKPHRYRPATAALREIRHYQKSTELRIRKLTFQCVVREIAQDFKTDLRFQTAATGALQEASEAYLVALFEDTNLCYLCHGKCVTIMPKDIQLARRISGERA; from the exons ATGAAAAGCAGATGTCGAGGATCTAGAAAAcggaaagaaaatgaaggattAGGAAAGGATGCAGATAAACCGACTGACCATGGTGAAGGACAA CAGACTGCTCGCAAATCCTCCGGTGGTAAAACACCCAGGAAGCAACTGGCTACAAAAGCTGCTCGCACAAGTGCGCCCTCTACTGGAGGGGTGAAGAAACCTCATCGCTACAGGCCTGCTACTGCGGCACTCCGTGAAATTAGGCATTATCAGAAGTCCACTGAACTTCGGATTCGCAAACTTACTTTCCAGTGTGTGGTGCGAGAAATTGCTCAGGACTTTAAGACAGATCTGCGCTTCCAGACCGCAGCTACTGGTGCTTTGCAGGAGGCAAGTGAGGCCTATCTGGTTGCCCTTTTTGAAGACACCAACCTGTGCTATCTGTGCCATGGCAAATGTGTAACAATTATGCCTAAAGACATCCAGCTAGCACGCCGCATATCTGGAGAACGTGCTTAA